From Candidatus Methanoplasma cognatum, one genomic window encodes:
- a CDS encoding THUMP domain-containing protein — protein MPIILARYSEIGLKSTPVRVKFENRLRDNMMSMLAADRVEALVTKKDARFYVEADDIDAAVSSVKRVFGISSLSVAEVCSSEMEDICSTAANYSLSRLKAGESFAVKARREGSHNYTSLDAGREVGSAIFLANEDKGVKVDLTNPDVTFYLEIRNNKAFIFGSYVRCHGGLPLGTQGKVIAEVRNERDVLSAWLMMKRGCKAIVKGDKQPLLERYDPEIKYGEELSPDILGIVKGISLQELESLSVSDYGIPLFFPTVGMSDREVSSMLEAIKEESAPSGRTGQ, from the coding sequence TCGAGAACAGACTGAGAGATAATATGATGTCGATGCTGGCCGCCGACAGAGTGGAGGCGCTGGTAACGAAGAAGGACGCAAGGTTCTACGTTGAGGCGGACGACATCGACGCGGCGGTATCTTCCGTGAAGAGGGTGTTCGGCATATCGTCTCTGTCCGTGGCGGAGGTCTGCTCCTCAGAAATGGAGGACATATGCTCGACCGCCGCGAATTACTCGCTGAGCAGACTTAAGGCCGGAGAGTCCTTCGCCGTCAAGGCGAGAAGGGAAGGTAGCCATAACTATACGAGCCTGGACGCCGGGAGGGAGGTCGGTTCCGCAATATTCCTTGCCAACGAAGACAAAGGCGTCAAAGTTGACCTCACGAATCCGGACGTCACGTTCTATCTGGAGATCAGGAATAATAAAGCGTTCATCTTCGGTTCATACGTAAGATGCCATGGCGGCCTTCCGTTAGGCACGCAGGGGAAGGTCATCGCGGAAGTGCGGAACGAAAGGGATGTCCTTTCGGCGTGGCTGATGATGAAGCGGGGCTGCAAGGCGATCGTCAAAGGGGATAAGCAGCCGCTGCTGGAGAGGTATGACCCGGAGATAAAATACGGGGAAGAGCTGTCTCCGGACATACTGGGTATTGTAAAGGGAATATCGTTGCAGGAGCTGGAAAGCCTGTCAGTATCAGACTATGGGATACCTTTGTTCTTTCCCACCGTCGGCATGAGCGACAGGGAAGTATCTTCAATGCTTGAAGCGATAAAAGAAGAATCGGCCCCGTCCGGAAGGACGGGACAATGA
- a CDS encoding 50S ribosomal protein L15e, which translates to MSDEGQDARPVNGKSMYSYIGDAWKNPGKTYLKELNHERKIQWRREENFIRVERPTRLDRARALGYKAKQGYVVVRGRVRKGSFRKRAITAGRRAKRKGINKITTGKSLQRMAEERTAKRYPNLEVLNSYWVGADGQHEWYEIILVDPAHPVIKADPKINWICDSANKNRVYRGLTSAGIAGRGLRNKGKGAEKIRPSIEAKGRKGK; encoded by the coding sequence ATGAGTGACGAAGGTCAGGATGCGCGCCCGGTGAACGGGAAAAGCATGTACAGTTATATTGGGGATGCCTGGAAAAACCCGGGCAAGACCTATTTGAAAGAGCTCAACCACGAGAGAAAGATCCAATGGAGGAGAGAAGAGAACTTCATCAGGGTCGAGAGGCCCACGAGGCTTGACAGGGCAAGGGCCCTCGGTTACAAGGCCAAACAGGGTTACGTCGTGGTAAGGGGCAGAGTAAGGAAAGGTTCGTTCAGAAAGAGAGCCATCACCGCCGGAAGGAGGGCGAAGCGGAAAGGTATCAACAAGATAACCACCGGAAAGAGCCTCCAGAGAATGGCCGAGGAAAGGACCGCGAAGAGATACCCCAACTTAGAGGTGCTCAACTCGTACTGGGTGGGCGCGGACGGGCAGCATGAGTGGTATGAGATAATACTCGTCGATCCGGCGCACCCCGTCATCAAGGCCGACCCGAAGATCAACTGGATCTGCGACAGCGCCAACAAGAACCGCGTATACCGCGGGCTAACGTCCGCCGGAATAGCGGGACGCGGCCTTAGGAACAAGGGCAAAGGCGCCGAAAAGATCAGACCTTCGATAGAGGCCAAGGGAAGAAAGGGGAAGTAA